TGGGCGTTACCGCACTCACTGTGCGTCTGCCGCTGGTTGGttggtttcttcttcttcttctgcattTCCACTCGTGTCTTTTCCAACAGGTGTTCCAGTGTCCGCTTTGCAAGAAGACCTTCCAGAAGCGACCGGAGCTCCAGATCAACCGGACTCTGCGAGAGATCACAGAGCAGTTCAAGTCCatgagaggggcggagctaggaggaggaggaggagggagggagaggaGAGGGAAGATGGGATTGGTCGACGGAGGAATTCCGGGAAACGTCTACGATGAGCTGAAGAAAAAGCTTCAACCGCCACTGTCGCCCGACGCTCGAAGTCAGGGTGAGATTCTGTGACTTAAATATGATATAAGAAGTAAGAAAATGGTTCTAGTGGTCTTCTGCATTGGTGGCAGGGTTGCTCTTTTGAGCACATTTTAATGAGTAAGGCTAGTGACAATTTTTGCAATTTATCAAAAACACGTTATTATCAAAAAAATAGGTCATATTTGATGAGGTGTCCACAATGATGAGACACGTCTTCAGTTAAACAATTTGAGTCGCTTTGAAATCTATTTTGGCTGTTGATGacaaaaagtaacaaattaaCAGTATATTTTGACTTCTATTAATGTTGCGTCCATCaataacattttcaaattttggtaaaatttggtaaattttagttttttgtttgctgTGTTAGTTAGAGAACTATAATCACTAGGGTGCATCAAACCCCACATTCTGTCATCCAACATCCAAAAAAGATTTAGAAGTGACACAAATTTTTTTGTTGAAGATGTTTCTCATTATTGTCGACATTTTGGTACCAAATGTGacgtaaaaaaatgttttgaagtgAATTTATTTGACAATTATCGCAAAAATCTTCCTCAGGGTAAATCACTAATATAAGATGATTAGGATTCAAACTGTAACACCGACTGCTACCAGTGCTAAGTGAGTGAAAAAGTgctcacaagataacatgattaCCAACTGAACCATAACACCAGGTTGAACGAGTGCTTAACGCACATACAGGAGAAGTCCAACAGTCACTAAGACTGTTTagatttcattttattgtgaaaaatagAGTATTTACtgagtttttgtgtttaatgtacTCTTTTTTTTATGAGTCACCAGTTATATTGATGACCAAAGGAAGTGGAACAGCAACAGTTTTTCCCCCTCAGATAAAGAACGCAGTGATCTGTGATGGTGAAGTCTGTAGAAAGTGTCGATAAAGAtccttttctttgcttttgtgAGAAAATCTGCCCCAAAGTTCATTGTGCGCTTGCGTCACCTTTTGCAGATGATGCAATGCTTTACCCATCAGAGCGTTAGCGTTCCCTTCAGCTGTTTTAGAGAACCCGGAGTCGTAAAGTGCAGCAGCTAATGAGTTCGTCAAAGCTATGTCAACATGCTGGTTGGACACGCTGCAGGAATGCAGTCGTTTCAGATAAAAGAAGCTTCAGAGTGAGCACACAAAAACTGAACAGATTATAATACTGATTGTGATTTGTTCATTAATGCAGGGGTggaaaactcattttaattcaggagCCAAATAAGGAGCAGTATATTGTTAAGTGcaccacagattttatgcaggtaaACAAGTAACTTCATcataaatgtgctttattttaCACTTCTACATCTAAATAAAATACTACACTTTAAATTTCATAGGTTTTGTGAcctatttctatttaattaaggcaaggcaaggcaaggcaaatttatttgtatagcgcacttcatacacaaggcaactcaatgtgctttacatgataaaatattcaattgtttaaaatcaatacgaacaattaaaataaccagtaattaagggaaatattgtcatatttagaggaaaattaaaggattttgtaagaattttgagtttttcaactgtttaacattaaaattaactgcaatcatgtgacataagcaccaggaaaactgtgagcaccttccagggttgggctcaattatatttttctgttacagttacgtttattcatgttcaatttcAATTCGATTACAACTACAGTGACCAGAATTTTTCTCAATTTCAATGAagttttgattattttgtatcccctgaaagtcaattacaattacattctcaattactaaagttcaattacaattaataacaattactgagtctgaaataaattaccccataaaacttaaccttccccttgtgttagctttctgttagcatctcttatgataacaggtcagtacaccaaaatacaccaaaaaatataatctttcatctattttatttttcatgccaaaTTTTGCGTtagattaaattgtaatttggtACAATttttatgccaattacaattaaaaagtcaattatctaaacttaattacaattcaattaggattacaacaacaacagagtttcaaaattacaattacaattataattgtgctataatgatcaattacgcgattacaattatatttgaccccaatcctggatactgcaaatattgtttaataagttttattcagaaaatcattcatgttttctctgtcatttttactttctcttgcgggccaaattggatgctttaaagggccgaatttgggcCCCGGGCTATGAGTTTGATACATGTGATTTAACGCCTTTGAATGTTTACAGTTGTAGAAAAactctcattaaaaaaacaaaaaacactcaaagaaAGATCAGAAAGAGCGTAATCAACATGAATGAACACTAAGATATCGTCAGCGTAAAGCTTGATTCTCCACTTATATTTACTCTCTTCTTCACTAGAAAGCTTCAACTCTGAGcttttaaatcacaatttattGTTGTAAAAGGTCTAATtattgtttcattatttatttgtatcatATCAACATTTGAACACGTTTTTTAGAATAGTTCAATAAGAAATAGTGCTCTCAAACTAATTACTGACTCGTTATTAGTGGCAGTTTTACATGTTTGTATGTTCTCCACCTGTCAGACGACTCCTTTGCTGCCATGTTTGGAACGTCAGTGCCCAGTTCCAGTTCCCTTATCCCAGTGTGTCCCAGTtatccccctcctcctcctcctgctcctcatcctcatcctcgcTCTGGAGGAAGGAGGAGGTTCACCGTCAGTGGGGCGGACAGCAGCCAAAACCTCCCCCTGTGCCACGTACACAACAGAGGAATCCTGgtgaatacacacacagatacacaacaAATCAGGATCAAATGTActttaacacaaaaacaaatgaataaagatCCATAACAAACAGATTAGAATAAAAAGTAcctgaaaacataaataaatagatagtaaacaaataaataaagaaacacaacaaagacacataTACAcaacaaatcaaaaatcagaaatactttaatacaTAACAAAAAGATGcacaacaaacaaagaaacaacaaatcaGAATACAAATTACCCGAATACATAAATcaacatgcaaaaaaacaaataaactaagATACATGATAGAAAAAGATTCAAACCACGCccacaatattaataataaagatatataacacacacacacaaacactgaccaCTTTGTTCTCTGCACCAACAGATTTACTGTAAGTCTGACCACGTGTGCGTGTGCCCGGTTTGTGAGAGCGAGGATCACCACGACCACGACACCGTCACCATCGAGGCCAGATGGATTGAAACTAAGGTTGACTCTGTTCATATGTCTAGCTGTGATATAGGCAGCAGCAGTGATTGGTTGTTTCTGTTTCAGGCTCTGCTGAGCGAGTCGGAGCTGGAAGTCCAAGAACTGatcaaacagaagaagaagaagatggagGAGATCCGCACGTCCATGGCAGAGCTGGCGGTAAACGTGTTCTGTTATAAAGATCTACAATATAACTTACTAAGAGCTCGCTCTGATGCCATTGATTTATCTTTGCTAGCTACAACATTTGTCTACAATAGCGTGTGACTTTCGTGTTCAATAGCGTGTGACATTCGTTTTTGCTACCATGCAACATTCGTCTTTGATAGTTTGATAGCGTGCTATATTCATCTGTGCTAGCGTGCAACATTCATCTGTGCTAGCGCGCAACATTTGTCTTTGCTAGCGCTAGTCTTGGCTGGTCCGCTGGTCATCACGTCCGTCAGCATGGCCGATTGACCCGCTCCGAACACTTTCTGTGACCTTTGCACTCAAATCACCTCCAATAAAACCTCCTCTCCACATGTTTACGGCTTCATTTCTGTAACcacgtttgggttagcttagcatgtagccaccagtcccacatgttcaGGTTAGCTTAACATGTCGttactagtcccacatgtttgggttagcttagaaTGTAgctaccagtcccacatgttcaggttagcttaacatgtacctatcagtcccacatgtttgggttcgcttagcatgtagccaccagtcccacatagtTGGGGTTAGCTTAGAATGTAgctaccagtcccacatgttcaggttagcttaacatgtacctatcagtcccacatgtttgggttcgcttagcatgtagccaccagtcccacatagtTGGGGTTAGCTTAGAATGTAgctaccagtcccacatgttcaggttagcttaacatgtacctatcagtcccacatgtttgggttcgcttagcatgtagccaccagtcccacatagtTGGGGTTAGCTTAGAATGTAgctaccagtcccacatgtttgggttagcttagcatgtagttaccagtcccacatgtttgggtcaGCTTAGCATGttgccaccagtcccacatagtTGGGGTTAGCTTAAAATGTAGCTACCAGTCTTGAATTACACAGTTAGCGCTTacttgtttcttcttcttctttctttctagtCTTGGCTCgcaagtttgtttttcttttcttaactAACgtggtttttaaaagttttcTGGTCTTGGTTGGCTGTGACGCAGCTGAGGGTGGAGCGGGAGACGGCAGGCAGCGTGGAGATGTTCTCGGCGCTGATGGCGGCCATCGAGCGCTCCCAGGCCGAGCTGATGGAGGCGCTGGAGTTGGGGCGGCGGGCGGCCGAGCACCAGGCCGAGGCCATGATCCGACAACTGGAAGAGGAAGTGGACACGCTGAGGCGAAGGGAGAGCGCGCTCAGCGAGCTCGCCAAATCGGACGACCACATCCACTGCGTCAAGGTCTCAGCCAACTCGTCAATGCTCAATGGCTACAGTGGCTCATGGTGCCCTTTCTCTCTCCTCTACGTAGACCTTCCCCAGTCTCTCCACTCCTCCCAGCACCAGAGACTGGACTGGGACCACGGTGCCATCCAATCTGGGCACTGGGACCATCTACAGGTCTTTGGCCGCCATGGTGGACAAGTTTCAAGAGCAGCTGAACGCGCTCGCAGAAATCGGTTGGTCGGGGGCGAAACAGAACAGATgttgttgtggtggttttgatTGTcggtgcccaatcctttcaacgcatgcgcttAGACTATGCCCCTTCCTTTACTCGCAAGCTTTACGACAGAGTTCCTGGCGGGTGATATTTTAACGTAAACCAACCACACGacgtttgtcacattttttaaaggtAGTACATGTAAATACTGTTTGTGActattttgtagtgttttttattgttaatttaaacaaaagacaagaagaaaaaaacacagcaaaacgatatatatacaaaaacaaatcaatacaCAAcactgacaatcaaaaaccaaacataaaataaaaaccaaaactcaaaattcactcaaaacatgaatttctaattctttttaaattgcagggtttcaaccttttaaatagtacatgaactgctgtaaaataggccgaccAGAAGAAGACGCGTtttgcgcatgcgttgaaagtaTCTGAAAGGATCAGGCCCGACATTGATCaactttagggttgctggtcagacgCCGACTCAGGGTTTTGGGGAACAGATCAGTCTGGGAATCAGAGCTAAAGAAGACAACCCATATCAGAAATTTGGACTCCTCATCCTTGAGTGCTTTGCGTCACTTTTgttttgaactttaaaaaaataaaaaaattcccaCAATTTCACCATCACTAATTAAGATTTGAACGAGTTCTTTATCTAGTCAATCATTTCACAGGCAAGGCACTGATTTCAATCTGAAATGTTAAGAAGGAAACTTCTGCAATTACCTCATTACCTGATGTATGTAGATCCTGGACGAGCCCCCAAATGTTGTGGTGGTTTTTGATAAATGAGACAGAGTTGCTGGCTAGATGCTGACACAGGGTCTATTTGGTCAAAAGGTTTTGGGGAACAGACCAGTGTGGGATTCAATccttcagtgtgtgtgaatctgctgctgtccAGTGCTCTTAGTGTCATGTATGTTGCTGATGgcggtagtcataacatagTAGAGCCTCCTCAGGAtgtggtatctggcctgcttagcgcagtctgaccagaactgaccaggactgtaattacatatcagattttacaccaaaatattcaaatgtgtaaatgggtgtttttatttgtgtttttcactctgacagagttacttttttttttttcccattttatgGGATTTAAAACACGTGTAGAAATATTCCCACCTTCAAAATGCAAACATCGTGTGTCAAACAGCGCCTACCAGTGGTGGAGTTTAGTACGACTTCTGAGCTGTAACTGTGAGAAAAAGAGAAATATTTCAGTTTAAATCCACAAGtggaaaaaagatgtaaatagGTGaaatttggaagaaaaaaaaaagtaagtaaacaaacaataaattaataaataatgtaaaaaaaatgatgaaaaattgtACAGTAATGCAAGaatgtgattaattaaataaatgaataaatatttgaaatgtGTAGAGTTTGAAAAACCATCAATGAGTCAAAAATGTGGATATTTGGAGTTCTTCATTTTACCAGTTTTGTGTTCTCCAGGTTCTGCCGCCCTGACACTGGAACCCACTCCCATCCGAGCTCAGCCCAGTGagtccttcctcttcctctggcACACGTTAGAGAGCTAAGTTTGTCCTCAAACACCACACAGCTGTGACCTCACAGacgtcagccaatcacagactgAGAGTCAGTATACAAGGAAGTGATAGAATTATTACATTACATAACATTATACAATAGTTAGTTCCAACCAAGTATTTTGATTGGACGACAGACATTCCAAGAGTGTAGGGACTTCTTACAGATCATATCACAAATCATTTAATAAATCATAACATCTTGTCACCtattactgttaactaataaaatgtgcttgtagaagttgtataaaagcaatatcacactggaGGTGGTGCTGTTGtatgaaatatcagcactggtgtgattatcaCCAGTGTTGATTTTTCATCACAATATCACCACCTCTAGTGTGATATCACTTAATATgactttttactgtttttactgCAGGAATAAAGAAGATACAGGAGTATGCATGtacgtaacaaaaaaaaaactacctaaCTAAAAgactaacaaacaaaaaactaacaaacgAATTAACAAAAAACTAACTAACTGatgaccaaacaaacaaaacaactaaaacactaACAAACCAACTGAAAAACTAACTAATAAAACaagcaaagcaaaaacaaacaagaaaaaaagatacatgaacaaacaaaatgaaaatggataaaTATTCTAACAAACCAAAATACATAAACTAAACAAACTGACCACATGTagataacataaataaacaaacaagctaactgtgtctgtctgtctcacagtgGACATCACGTTGGACGCAAACACAGCTCACCCCCGACTATTACTGTCTGAGGACCTGAAGAGTGTGAGACCTGCATCCAaccagccatccatccatccatccaaccaaacATCAAACCAACCAAACATCTATTcaaccaaccatccatccaaccaaccaTTCATTCAATCAACCAACCATCCATTCAACCATCCATTTAACCAACCAACCATGACTGCTGATTTATGGAGTTTCCtcaactttgtgtgtgtgtgtgtgtgtgtgtgtgtgtaggtccgGTGTGGAGagcgacaccagctgatgcctGATAACCCAGAGCGTTTTGACAGAGTAGTTTGTGTTTTAGGCAGAGAGGCCATTTCCTGTGGGAGGCACTACTGGGAGGTGAGCACTAGTTTCACATCTCTGTACTCCACTTTAAATACTACCATAGGTTCACATCATGTAACGACGTGACGGGCCTATGGCGTTAGATTTGTGCTACGAGTCCGTcaacaaaaatttcaaaaaatggaGAAGAGTAAGAAGTTTGACCTGAGCACAACGCCCATATTTGCTAGCGTGCAACATTCGTCTgcctgcatttaaaaaaaaaaacattttctcgtCTTGGTTCGTGTAGCTACCTTAcgctgtttcttttcttttcctcagTCTTGCtcgcatgtttttttttctcttcccgTCTTGACTCGTGGTTAGCTCTCAATTTTTATTCTATCTCTCTAGTCTGGgcttgcacatttatttttcttttcccgTCACACgcgtttatttaaaatgttcgTTGGTTCGTAGTTACCTCAcgctgtttttcttttcttttcttttcccctATCTTGACTCACGcggtttttatttttccagtcttgtctcacacacactagctctcactttttcttcttcttcttctttttttctagtCTTAGCTAgcgcatttttttcttttcttggctcgcgcgtttttaaaaaaaaaatgttctcgctttgttttgtgtagttacctcgcaatgtttttcttttccccAGTCTCgcgtgtttttaattttttcttcttctgtctttCTAGTCTGGGCTCGCACATTTCCTTTTCTCgtcttgttttctttcttttttctggttgtttttgGAGCAAACGTTTTTTTCTCCCCTCGGCTAgctcttagttttttttctccagtctTTGGTCGCGATGTTTTATTCCAGTATTCGTGTGGTACAGTATTACTACCGTACACGACAGCGCCCCCTGTTGACCTGAGGGTCTGAACATATCGTCTGATCTCGTCTCAGGTGGAGGTTGGTGGGAAGACAGACTGGGATCTGGGCGTGGCCAAGCTGTCAGTCTACAGGAAAGGAAAGATCCAGTACACGCCGTGTAATGGTTTCTGGTTCCTGAGCCTCAGAGACAAGTCAGTGAGCATTAATGACATTCTGACCAATCAGGGACAATCTTACGTTATTTTAGAACCagttaaaaacatttcatgtttgtatttctttgtattCAGGAGTAAATATGCCTTTCGCACAGAGCCGTCCACAGACGTCCACATGAACCTCCCACCGAACAAGATCGGCATCTTTGTGGACTTTGAGAAAGGACAGGTGCATTCTGGGAAATTGACTTTATATTTGtagaaactcattttagttcaggggccaaatacggagcagtttgatctcaagagggccacagattttatgcaataaaacaagtaatttgaacattattgtgccatagtttaaacttctacgtatacataaaatactaaatatgtaagaaaccgacaatatccaatcaACAAGTGACAGAAATCAATCACAACAGGttctacatttttttgtttcctaCATTTGTGACCATTAAGGAAAATGTTAAAAGATTCTGTAAgaatattgagtttttttttcacaagtttAATGTTAGAAATGACGGCCATCATGTAATATAAGCACTGGAAAAaatgtgagcacctgcaaatattattgagtttcatttatacaattattaatgttttctctgtcattttcactttctcctgtgggccgaattgctCCAAAGGGACGGATTTGGCTCCcgagcctcgagtttgacacatgttgtGGAGCCGTGTAGGCTCTGCctaccagccaatcagagactaGAGGAAGCTAAACCacagctaataataataatactagtcTAACTGCTACTGGTAACTAGTCAGTACTCAGTAGAAAGGGGAGGAGC
This window of the Gouania willdenowi chromosome 18, fGouWil2.1, whole genome shotgun sequence genome carries:
- the LOC114480129 gene encoding E3 ubiquitin-protein ligase TRIM39 isoform X3; translation: MSLLDSFLLSDDQFLCSICLDVFTNPSSTPCGHSFCMGCISRYWDGSKVFQCPLCKKTFQKRPELQINRTLREITEQFKSMRGAELGGGGGGRERRGKMGLVDGGIPGNVYDELKKKLQPPLSPDARSQDDSFAAMFGTSVPSSSSLIPVCPSYPPPPPPAPHPHPRSGGRRRFTVSGADSSQNLPLCHVHNRGILIYCKSDHVCVCPVCESEDHHDHDTVTIEARWIETKVDSVHMSSCDIGSSSDWLFLFQALLSESELEVQELIKQKKKKMEEIRTSMAELALRVERETAGSVEMFSALMAAIERSQAELMEALELGRRAAEHQAEAMIRQLEEEVDTLRRRESALSELAKSDDHIHCVKTFPSLSTPPSTRDWTGTTVPSNLGTGTIYRSLAAMVDKFQEQLNALAEIGSAALTLEPTPIRAQPRIKKIQEYALDITLDANTAHPRLLLSEDLKSVRCGERHQLMPDNPERFDRVVCVLGREAISCGRHYWEVEVGGKTDWDLGVAKLSVYRKGKIQYTPCNGFWFLSLRDKSKYAFRTEPSTDVHMNLPPNKIGIFVDFEKGQVSFYNVDAKIHIYTFSDIFNECLYPFFSPCTNKSGKNDGPLVITPVSIAE
- the LOC114480129 gene encoding E3 ubiquitin-protein ligase TRIM7 isoform X1, with translation MSLLDSFLLSDDQFLCSICLDVFTNPSSTPCGHSFCMGCISRYWDGSKVGVTALTVRLPLVGWFLLLLLHFHSCLFQQVFQCPLCKKTFQKRPELQINRTLREITEQFKSMRGAELGGGGGGRERRGKMGLVDGGIPGNVYDELKKKLQPPLSPDARSQDDSFAAMFGTSVPSSSSLIPVCPSYPPPPPPAPHPHPRSGGRRRFTVSGADSSQNLPLCHVHNRGILIYCKSDHVCVCPVCESEDHHDHDTVTIEARWIETKVDSVHMSSCDIGSSSDWLFLFQALLSESELEVQELIKQKKKKMEEIRTSMAELALRVERETAGSVEMFSALMAAIERSQAELMEALELGRRAAEHQAEAMIRQLEEEVDTLRRRESALSELAKSDDHIHCVKTFPSLSTPPSTRDWTGTTVPSNLGTGTIYRSLAAMVDKFQEQLNALAEIGSAALTLEPTPIRAQPRIKKIQEYALDITLDANTAHPRLLLSEDLKSVRCGERHQLMPDNPERFDRVVCVLGREAISCGRHYWEVEVGGKTDWDLGVAKLSVYRKGKIQYTPCNGFWFLSLRDKSKYAFRTEPSTDVHMNLPPNKIGIFVDFEKGQVSFYNVDAKIHIYTFSDIFNECLYPFFSPCTNKSGKNDGPLVITPVSIAE
- the LOC114480129 gene encoding E3 ubiquitin-protein ligase TRIM39 isoform X4, with translation MSLLDSFLLSDDQFLCSICLDVFTNPSSTPCGHSFCMGCISRYWDGSKVFQCPLCKKTFQKRPELQINRTLREITEQFKSMRGAELGGGGGGRERRGKMGLVDGGIPGNVYDELKKKLQPPLSPDARSQDDSFAAMFGTSVPSSSSLIPVCPSYPPPPPPAPHPHPRSGGRRRFTVSGADSSQNLPLCHVHNRGILIYCKSDHVCVCPVCESEDHHDHDTVTIEARWIETKALLSESELEVQELIKQKKKKMEEIRTSMAELALRVERETAGSVEMFSALMAAIERSQAELMEALELGRRAAEHQAEAMIRQLEEEVDTLRRRESALSELAKSDDHIHCVKTFPSLSTPPSTRDWTGTTVPSNLGTGTIYRSLAAMVDKFQEQLNALAEIGSAALTLEPTPIRAQPRIKKIQEYALDITLDANTAHPRLLLSEDLKSVRCGERHQLMPDNPERFDRVVCVLGREAISCGRHYWEVEVGGKTDWDLGVAKLSVYRKGKIQYTPCNGFWFLSLRDKSKYAFRTEPSTDVHMNLPPNKIGIFVDFEKGQVSFYNVDAKIHIYTFSDIFNECLYPFFSPCTNKSGKNDGPLVITPVSIAE
- the LOC114480129 gene encoding E3 ubiquitin-protein ligase TRIM39 isoform X2 encodes the protein MSLLDSFLLSDDQFLCSICLDVFTNPSSTPCGHSFCMGCISRYWDGSKVGVTALTVRLPLVGWFLLLLLHFHSCLFQQVFQCPLCKKTFQKRPELQINRTLREITEQFKSMRGAELGGGGGGRERRGKMGLVDGGIPGNVYDELKKKLQPPLSPDARSQDDSFAAMFGTSVPSSSSLIPVCPSYPPPPPPAPHPHPRSGGRRRFTVSGADSSQNLPLCHVHNRGILIYCKSDHVCVCPVCESEDHHDHDTVTIEARWIETKALLSESELEVQELIKQKKKKMEEIRTSMAELALRVERETAGSVEMFSALMAAIERSQAELMEALELGRRAAEHQAEAMIRQLEEEVDTLRRRESALSELAKSDDHIHCVKTFPSLSTPPSTRDWTGTTVPSNLGTGTIYRSLAAMVDKFQEQLNALAEIGSAALTLEPTPIRAQPRIKKIQEYALDITLDANTAHPRLLLSEDLKSVRCGERHQLMPDNPERFDRVVCVLGREAISCGRHYWEVEVGGKTDWDLGVAKLSVYRKGKIQYTPCNGFWFLSLRDKSKYAFRTEPSTDVHMNLPPNKIGIFVDFEKGQVSFYNVDAKIHIYTFSDIFNECLYPFFSPCTNKSGKNDGPLVITPVSIAE